Proteins encoded together in one Passer domesticus isolate bPasDom1 chromosome 6, bPasDom1.hap1, whole genome shotgun sequence window:
- the TCP11L1 gene encoding T-complex protein 11-like protein 1 isoform X1 codes for MDRQGLARSGRRRKQRNFTASLLTGNAGGLPASGCQLKMSQNPDKLNSSEEKLSALEDDEEENLDNSDQSVRKRIRQSAPGSHRDDTHKSSPSRPVSIEELMETAKGVTNMALAHEIVVNGDFQIKPVELPEHSLEKKVRDIVHQAFWDCLEAQLKEEPPTYDHAIKLLGEIKESLLSFLLPGHTRLRSQITEVLDLDLIKQEAENGALDISKLVKFVIGMMGTLCAPARDEDIKKLKDINEIVPLFRAIFSVLDLMKMDMANFAVNSIRPKLMQQSAEYERKKFQEFLEKQPNSLDLVTKWLQEAADDLAKLGHEMSPPHCSDGASGRASALCFTAVQNQAYLKLLKWDHVNRPFPETLLMDQTRFLEMQLELEQLLVVGTVLLVTFSAAGPALIDVPGFAERIKTIVKVLLTGMHLPSFNLKESLASVGEKVCAEVNSCLSQHGFTPFSAEREAVLKGQIQAVASPDNSICKLIDSRIQKFLKNCLASSLQKSLPAIPGGLGPIQRELEEIATKYVRLVIYNRMVFSPYYDAVLGKILTKEESQIVGKSEES; via the exons ATGGACCGGCAGGGCCTCGCACGGAGCGGGCGGCGGAGGAAACAGCGGAATTTCACAGCGTCCCTGCTAACTGGGAATGCGGGCGGCTTGCCGGCTAGCGG gTGCCAACTGAAAATGTCGCAGAATCCTGACAAGCTAAATTCAAGTGAAGAAAAGTTGAGTGCTTTGGAGGATGATGAGGAGGAGAACTTGGACAACTCGGATCAGTCTGTCCGAAAAAGAATACGACAGAGTGCTCCAGGGTCTCACAGGGATGACACACACAAGT CCAGTCCCTCTCGGCCTGTGTCCATAGAAGAGCTCATGGAGACAGCAAAGGGAGTCACCAACATGGCACTGGCACATGAAATTGTGGTGAATGGAGATTTCCAGATAAAACCAGTTGAATTGCCAGAACACAG CTTAGAGAAGAAAGTCAGAGATATTGTGCATCAAGCTTTCTGGGATTGTCTGGAAGCTCAGCTGAAGGAAGAGCCCCCAACATATGATCATGCAATTAAGTTATTGGGAGAAATTAAAGAG AGTCTTCTGTCTTTCTTGTTGCCTGGTCATACTAGACTGAGAAGCCAGATTACAGAAGTTCTTGACCTGGATTTGATAAAACAGGAGGCAGAGAATGGGGCCCTTGACATTTCTAAGTTGGTCAAATTTGTTATTGGAATGATGGGGACTCTCTGTGCTCCAGCTCGAGATGAAGACATTAAGAAACTGAAAGATATTAATGAAATAGTTCCTCTTTTCAG agCAATTTTCTCTGTATTAGACCTAATGAAAATGGATATGGCAAACTTCGCTGTCAATAGTATTAGGCCAAAATTAATGCAGCAGTCTGCTGAATATGAAAGAAAGAAGTTTCAGGAGTTTCTTGAGAAACAGCCAA ATTCTTTAGACCTTGTCACAAAGTGGTTGCAAGAAGCAGCAGATGATCTTGCAAAGCTGGGACATGAAATGTCGCCTCCCCACTGTAGTGATggtgccagtggcagagcttcTGCCTTGTGCTTCACTGCTGTACAAAATCAGGCCTATCTGAAGCTTCTGAAGTGGGATCACGTGAACAGGCCTTTTCCAGAA ACGCTGCTCATGGACCAGACACGCTTCCTGGAgatgcagctggagctggagcagctcctggtggtggGGACAGTGCTGCTGGTGACGTTCAGTGCAGCAGGCCCAGCTCTCATCGACGTGCCCGGGTTCGCCGAGAGAATCAAAACCATCGTCAAGGTGCTGCTGACAGGAATGCATCTCCC CTCCTTTAACCTGAAGGAATCCCTGGCCTCCGTGGGTGAGAAGGTGTGTGCTGAAGTGAACAGCTGCCTTTCCCAGCATGGCTTTACCCCGTTCTCAGCTGAGAGAGAGGCTGTGCTGAAGGGGCAGATCCAGGCAGTGGCCAGCCCAGATAACTCCATCTGCAAGCTCATAG ATTCTCGAATTCAGAAGTTTCTGAAGAATTGTCTTGCATCCAGTCTCCAGAAATCATTGCCTGCCATTCCTGGAGGATTAGGCCCTAttcagagggagctggaggagattgCTACCAAGTACGTTCGTCTAGTCATCTACAACAGAATGGTCTTCAGCCCTTACTATGATGCAGTCCTTGGCAAAATACTGACTAAGGAAGAATCCCAAATTGTAGGGAAATCAGAAGAATCATAA
- the TCP11L1 gene encoding T-complex protein 11-like protein 1 isoform X2: MSQNPDKLNSSEEKLSALEDDEEENLDNSDQSVRKRIRQSAPGSHRDDTHKSSPSRPVSIEELMETAKGVTNMALAHEIVVNGDFQIKPVELPEHSLEKKVRDIVHQAFWDCLEAQLKEEPPTYDHAIKLLGEIKESLLSFLLPGHTRLRSQITEVLDLDLIKQEAENGALDISKLVKFVIGMMGTLCAPARDEDIKKLKDINEIVPLFRAIFSVLDLMKMDMANFAVNSIRPKLMQQSAEYERKKFQEFLEKQPNSLDLVTKWLQEAADDLAKLGHEMSPPHCSDGASGRASALCFTAVQNQAYLKLLKWDHVNRPFPETLLMDQTRFLEMQLELEQLLVVGTVLLVTFSAAGPALIDVPGFAERIKTIVKVLLTGMHLPSFNLKESLASVGEKVCAEVNSCLSQHGFTPFSAEREAVLKGQIQAVASPDNSICKLIDSRIQKFLKNCLASSLQKSLPAIPGGLGPIQRELEEIATKYVRLVIYNRMVFSPYYDAVLGKILTKEESQIVGKSEES, translated from the exons ATGTCGCAGAATCCTGACAAGCTAAATTCAAGTGAAGAAAAGTTGAGTGCTTTGGAGGATGATGAGGAGGAGAACTTGGACAACTCGGATCAGTCTGTCCGAAAAAGAATACGACAGAGTGCTCCAGGGTCTCACAGGGATGACACACACAAGT CCAGTCCCTCTCGGCCTGTGTCCATAGAAGAGCTCATGGAGACAGCAAAGGGAGTCACCAACATGGCACTGGCACATGAAATTGTGGTGAATGGAGATTTCCAGATAAAACCAGTTGAATTGCCAGAACACAG CTTAGAGAAGAAAGTCAGAGATATTGTGCATCAAGCTTTCTGGGATTGTCTGGAAGCTCAGCTGAAGGAAGAGCCCCCAACATATGATCATGCAATTAAGTTATTGGGAGAAATTAAAGAG AGTCTTCTGTCTTTCTTGTTGCCTGGTCATACTAGACTGAGAAGCCAGATTACAGAAGTTCTTGACCTGGATTTGATAAAACAGGAGGCAGAGAATGGGGCCCTTGACATTTCTAAGTTGGTCAAATTTGTTATTGGAATGATGGGGACTCTCTGTGCTCCAGCTCGAGATGAAGACATTAAGAAACTGAAAGATATTAATGAAATAGTTCCTCTTTTCAG agCAATTTTCTCTGTATTAGACCTAATGAAAATGGATATGGCAAACTTCGCTGTCAATAGTATTAGGCCAAAATTAATGCAGCAGTCTGCTGAATATGAAAGAAAGAAGTTTCAGGAGTTTCTTGAGAAACAGCCAA ATTCTTTAGACCTTGTCACAAAGTGGTTGCAAGAAGCAGCAGATGATCTTGCAAAGCTGGGACATGAAATGTCGCCTCCCCACTGTAGTGATggtgccagtggcagagcttcTGCCTTGTGCTTCACTGCTGTACAAAATCAGGCCTATCTGAAGCTTCTGAAGTGGGATCACGTGAACAGGCCTTTTCCAGAA ACGCTGCTCATGGACCAGACACGCTTCCTGGAgatgcagctggagctggagcagctcctggtggtggGGACAGTGCTGCTGGTGACGTTCAGTGCAGCAGGCCCAGCTCTCATCGACGTGCCCGGGTTCGCCGAGAGAATCAAAACCATCGTCAAGGTGCTGCTGACAGGAATGCATCTCCC CTCCTTTAACCTGAAGGAATCCCTGGCCTCCGTGGGTGAGAAGGTGTGTGCTGAAGTGAACAGCTGCCTTTCCCAGCATGGCTTTACCCCGTTCTCAGCTGAGAGAGAGGCTGTGCTGAAGGGGCAGATCCAGGCAGTGGCCAGCCCAGATAACTCCATCTGCAAGCTCATAG ATTCTCGAATTCAGAAGTTTCTGAAGAATTGTCTTGCATCCAGTCTCCAGAAATCATTGCCTGCCATTCCTGGAGGATTAGGCCCTAttcagagggagctggaggagattgCTACCAAGTACGTTCGTCTAGTCATCTACAACAGAATGGTCTTCAGCCCTTACTATGATGCAGTCCTTGGCAAAATACTGACTAAGGAAGAATCCCAAATTGTAGGGAAATCAGAAGAATCATAA